The following coding sequences are from one Candidatus Baltobacteraceae bacterium window:
- a CDS encoding DUF58 domain-containing protein, whose protein sequence is MNDLRTALLRGRNRPRNSGAGSPTMYRGDGYEFVELREYVAGDDPRRIDWAATARTGELQSRVVLEDVALTLAAIVDDSPSMRVGRRRTLLASAREALGVWYGAALADDRCARITSMGPLAPVGLRGTRSASVCLHAEAPGRAFDLGTALEVAFATLPRGTALLVASDFFDLDERHEESLALLGARFDCTALVARDPWADGFPLRGFVRLRDAESGASYRVFLGKRERNRYVRAVRDREAALRARLNARNWRVGTFTEENGAHAIYEAFRLT, encoded by the coding sequence GTGAACGATCTGCGGACGGCGCTTTTACGTGGCCGCAACCGGCCGCGCAATTCCGGTGCGGGTTCGCCGACGATGTATCGCGGCGACGGGTACGAGTTTGTGGAATTGCGCGAATACGTCGCCGGCGACGATCCGCGCCGCATCGACTGGGCCGCGACCGCGCGCACCGGCGAGCTGCAGAGTCGCGTGGTGCTCGAAGACGTTGCGCTGACGCTCGCGGCGATCGTCGACGATTCGCCGTCGATGCGCGTCGGCCGGCGGCGGACGCTGCTGGCGAGCGCGCGTGAAGCGCTCGGCGTGTGGTACGGCGCCGCCCTTGCCGACGACCGATGCGCGCGAATTACGAGTATGGGGCCGCTCGCGCCCGTCGGCTTGCGCGGAACGCGCAGCGCTTCGGTGTGCCTGCACGCCGAAGCTCCCGGCCGGGCGTTCGATTTAGGGACGGCCCTTGAGGTCGCGTTCGCAACGCTTCCGCGCGGCACGGCGCTGCTGGTCGCGAGCGACTTCTTCGATCTCGACGAGCGTCACGAAGAGTCGCTCGCGCTGCTGGGCGCGCGCTTCGACTGCACGGCGCTCGTCGCCCGCGATCCGTGGGCCGACGGCTTCCCGCTGCGCGGTTTCGTGCGTCTGCGCGACGCAGAGAGCGGCGCATCGTACCGAGTGTTTCTCGGGAAGCGCGAACGCAATCGGTACGTGCGAGCCGTCCGCGATCGCGAGGCGGCGCTGCGCGCGCGCTTGAACGCGCGCAATTGGCGCGTCGGAACGTTTACCGAGGAGAACGGCGCGCACGCGATCTACGAAGCGTTTCGGCTGACGTGA